The following proteins are co-located in the Manihot esculenta cultivar AM560-2 chromosome 9, M.esculenta_v8, whole genome shotgun sequence genome:
- the LOC110622513 gene encoding delta(12)-fatty-acid desaturase FAD2 — MGAGGRMSVPPSPKKLESEILKRVPYSKPPFTLGQIKKAIPPHCFERSVLRSFSYVIVDLTVAFILYYIATNYFQLLPHPLSYVAWPIYWCIQGCVLTGVWVIAHECGHHAFSDYQWLDDTVGLILHSCLLVPYFSWKHSHRRHHSNTASLEEDEVFVPKKKSNTRWFARYLNNPLGRLLTLIITLTLGWPLYLLFNVSGRHYDRFACHYDPYGPIYTDRERAEIFISDAGVIAVAYGLFRIAAAKGLAWVVCVYGVPLLVVNAFLVTITYLQHTHPALPHYDSSEWDWLRGALATVDRDYGILNKVFHNITDTHVAHHLFSKMPHYYAMEATKAIKPILGEYYQFDGTPFYKAMWREAKECVYVEPDDRSKGVYWYKNKF; from the coding sequence ATGGGAGCCGGTGGCAGAATGTCTGTTCCTCCTTCACCCAAGAAGTTGGAATCTGAAATCTTGAAAAGGGTTCCTTACTCAAAACCACCATTCACGCTTGGTCAGATCAAGAAAGCTATCCCACCTCATTGTTTTGAGCGTTCTGTCCTCCGTTCATTTTCTTATGTTATTGTAGACCTAACCGTTGcctttattttatattacatcGCCACCAACTACTTCCAACTCCTCCCTCATCCTCTCTCCTATGTGGCCTGGCCAATTTACTGGTGCATCCAGGGATGTGTCCTCACTGGTGTTTGGGTTATAGCACACGAGTGTGGGCACCATGCCTTCAGTGACTATCAATGGCTTGATGATACAGTTGGCCTTATTCTCCACTCCTGCCTGCTGGTTCCTTACTTTTCATGGAAACATAGCCACCGCCGTCATCACTCCAACACAGCCTCCCTTGAGGAAGATGAAGTATTTGTCCCCAAGAAAAAATCTAACACCCGTTGGTTCGCCAGATACCTTAACAACCCACTAGGCCGTCTCCTTACACTTATTATTACTCTTACCCTTGGCTGGCCTCTGTACCTATTATTCAATGTCTCAGGCAGGCATTATGATCGCTTTGCCTGCCACTATGACCCATATGGACCTATCTACACTGACCGTGAGAGGGCTGAGATATTCATATCTGATGCTGGTGTTATTGCAGTCGCCTATGGTCTCTTCCGTATTGCTGCAGCGAAGGGGCTTGCTTGGGTAGTCTGTGTTTATGGAGTTCCTTTGTTGGTGGTGAATGCATTTCTTGTTACGATCACATATCTCCAGCATACTCATCCTGCATTGCCACATTATGATTCTTCCGAATGGGATTGGCTAAGAGGAGCTCTAGCAACCGTCGATAGAGATTATGGTATCTTGAACAAGGTGTTTCATAATATAACAGATACTCATGTAGCGCACCATCTCTTCTCAAAAATGCCACATTATTATGCAATGGAGGCAACAAAGGCCATTAAACCAATTTTGGGCGAATACTACCAATTTGATGGGACTCCTTTCTATAAGGCAATGTGGAGGGAGGCGAAGGAGTGCGTTTATGTTGAGCCAGATGATCGGAGCAAAGGCGTTTACTGGTACAAAAACAAGTTTTGA